Within Sphingobium sp. SCG-1, the genomic segment TGGCAATCGCTAGTTAAAGCGGAAACTTCTTCGCTCAAATGCGGCGATCTATAGCGTTATATGGCTCCTGTATGGCGGCATCTTGCCTGCACATCACTGGCCTCAGTTGTGCCGCTGCTGGACATATCATCAGCGATTGCCATCCAAAGAATTAAGTTATATCTCTAAATGAGAGAATAATGCCATCTAATGACCGAGTTTCAGCGTGGTCAGGTGCACGCGGTCCTGCGGGACCATCGACAGACGATACAAGAGGGATGTATGGCAGAGCTAGCGGAAAAACACCGCCGATCACGAACGGTTAACGTTGAACTAAATTACTGCGGTGCAATGGATGTCAAGCCTCAATTATATCTAAAATCAAAGCGCCACGAAGATAAAGAATCCGATCTTGAGCGCTCACTCAATGCTTTGAACATTCAGCCTCGCACGGTTTCTATATTGGATGGCAGCAGCATTGCAACTAAACCTCAACTAGACTGCGAGGGTTTCAGCCTTCTTCATCATCCGAGCACAGTGACTGATTTCAAAGACAAAGAACAGATAAAAGACATCTACTTTCCCGAAGTTTCGTTGCTTCTTAAAAAGATCTTAGGCGCTGACCTTGTAGAATTTCCCTATAGTACAGGAGCTTACCGCAGTAGCCGGCCTGCAGAAGGCGAAGTCGGAGGTGCTCTTATGCCACATATCGACTTCAGCACGACCGGCGCTGTCGAAACGATTTCTCGTCTGATTCCCAACAGACTAGAAGGCGTTCGTCGCTGGGGCATCTACCAGATCTGGCGAGCTTTGTCACCAAAAGCACCGGTAGACATGCCGCTCGCTTTTCTTGACGGGCAGTCGGTAGATCTGGCGGATTACATCCCCGTCGATACCAATTCTGATCATGTTGGAAAATATGAAACGCTCGTGCTTCGGTATAATCCCGGCCATCGTTGGATTTATTTCAGCGAGATGACGCGTGACGATGTCGTGGTGTTTAAGACCTATGATTCCGACGCCGCCAAGAATGTCCCCATAGGCCATACAGCCTTTACGGATCCTTCGGCACCAGCGGACGCTGCTCGGCGCACAAGCCATGAGCTGCGTGCCTTTGTAGGCTGGTATGACTAGGCCCTGGCCCTGATAATTGCGGAGCAATACATTGTCGGGAGAAGATATATGGCACCAGTTCTTGAACAGATTCCTCTTTTCCGAGTAGTTGAAATCGAGATGAATTTCTGTGGTGCGACGCAAGAAAAGGGCGAGCCCACCGTAGTTCACAAGGCTTCAAACATTAATGGGCGTAACCCGAACAGGAACGCCATGAAATCACTTCAGGTCGAGCCGCACATCGTGACTTTGCTGGACGGCAGCAGCATTTCTCCCGATCTTGACCTCGACCGCGAGGGGTTCATATGTCGGCATCATCCGAGCGCGGTGACTGATTTCAAAGATAAGCAACAAGTCCGGGACGTGTATCAGAAGGAACTCCGCGCCTTTTTTCAGTCCTTGACCGGGGCCGACATAGTGGAATTCCCGGAAGCCGCGGGGAACTTCCGGAGCAGCGAACCACAAGAGAGCGAAGGCGGCGCAGCCTTTATGGCGCACTTGGATTTTACTGAAAATGGTGCCCTGTATGCCGTTGAGCAGGAGCTTCCCGACAGGACAAAGGATATTAGCCGTTGGGCATTCATAAAGGTATGGCGTTCCCTTTCGCCTGCAGCGC encodes:
- a CDS encoding CmcJ/NvfI family oxidoreductase, with amino-acid sequence MAELAEKHRRSRTVNVELNYCGAMDVKPQLYLKSKRHEDKESDLERSLNALNIQPRTVSILDGSSIATKPQLDCEGFSLLHHPSTVTDFKDKEQIKDIYFPEVSLLLKKILGADLVEFPYSTGAYRSSRPAEGEVGGALMPHIDFSTTGAVETISRLIPNRLEGVRRWGIYQIWRALSPKAPVDMPLAFLDGQSVDLADYIPVDTNSDHVGKYETLVLRYNPGHRWIYFSEMTRDDVVVFKTYDSDAAKNVPIGHTAFTDPSAPADAARRTSHELRAFVGWYD
- a CDS encoding CmcJ/NvfI family oxidoreductase, encoding MAPVLEQIPLFRVVEIEMNFCGATQEKGEPTVVHKASNINGRNPNRNAMKSLQVEPHIVTLLDGSSISPDLDLDREGFICRHHPSAVTDFKDKQQVRDVYQKELRAFFQSLTGADIVEFPEAAGNFRSSEPQESEGGAAFMAHLDFTENGALYAVEQELPDRTKDISRWAFIKVWRSLSPAAPVDAPLAVLDARTLMPEDIFPTDVRYPHIPGVTESAALHFNPDHRWVYFSDMKRDDVIIFKTFDSDPHKARMVGHGAFLDKTAPANATRRSSFELRAYVAWST